A single region of the Paraburkholderia sprentiae WSM5005 genome encodes:
- a CDS encoding chorismate mutase, which produces MNRLHRFGASCALAIAASFALSPAPAFADGDDTALTNLIALVSQRLALAEPVARWKWANHQPITDTPRENALLAEVAKRAAAANVDPAFARAFFRDQIDASKDVQNALFANWRRTQPPQGPAPDLATSTRPQLDKLTQALVASLARVQPLRAADDCPSRVAQSLANWKGLTRYDSGHSGALTRALGHVCETGGVGATG; this is translated from the coding sequence ATGAATCGTTTGCATCGCTTCGGCGCCTCATGCGCGCTCGCCATCGCCGCCAGCTTCGCGTTGTCACCCGCCCCCGCCTTCGCCGATGGCGACGACACCGCACTGACCAACCTGATCGCGCTGGTTTCGCAGCGCCTTGCGCTCGCAGAGCCGGTCGCGCGCTGGAAGTGGGCGAACCACCAGCCGATCACCGATACCCCGCGTGAAAACGCGCTGCTCGCCGAAGTGGCCAAGCGCGCCGCGGCGGCAAACGTCGACCCGGCGTTCGCCCGCGCCTTCTTCCGCGATCAGATCGATGCAAGCAAGGACGTGCAGAACGCGCTGTTCGCGAACTGGCGCCGCACTCAGCCACCGCAAGGGCCGGCGCCCGATCTCGCGACCAGCACGCGACCGCAGCTCGACAAGCTGACCCAAGCGCTGGTGGCGAGTCTCGCGCGCGTGCAGCCACTGCGCGCGGCGGACGATTGTCCATCGCGCGTCGCACAATCGCTGGCTAACTGGAAAGGACTGACGCGCTATGACTCTGGCCATTCGGGCGCGTTGACGCGCGCACTGGGTCACGTGTGCGAGACGGGTGGGGTCGGCGCGACCGGCTGA